CCGCGTGCGCCATCTCGCTGACCAGTCAGATGGTGACGGAGCGAGCCGCGATTCTCCAGCGGCTGCACGATTTCGCGGCCGCATCGGTGGACGCGCGCGTGCTGGCCGCGCTCGATCGTCTGAGTCACGATCCGTCCACCAAGGCGAATGGCTCGCTGGTCGTATCGCCGTCAGATTACCGGCTCATCTGCGAGATGGTGGGCGCGACGCGGGAGTCGATATCGCTGGCGTTGGGGCGCCTCGTCGGAGCGGGAGTCGCGGAGCGGAAGGGCACGTCGTACGTGATCAACCGCAACCAGCTCGCGCCATCGCCGGCCTGATTCCCGGCGCCGGGCCCATAGACCTTCGCGGGACGGGCGACTCGGCCGTCCTGCTTCTGCACGGCTTCGGCGACACTCCTCAGACTTTTGACTATCTCGCCGCCGCGCTGCATGCGGCGGGATTCACGGTAAAGGCTCCGCTGCTCCCCGGGCACGGCACCACCGTGGACGACTTCGACCGATCGCGCGCAGCCGAGTGGATCGAGCACGCCCGTGCTGCATACGATTCGATGCTGCCTTCGTTCGGCGCGGTGGGTCTCGCGGGGCTGTCGATGGGTGGGGCGCTCGCCGCAATCATAGCGGCGAACGCGCCGCGGCTGCCCGCGCTGGTGCTGCTCGCGCCGTACGTCGGAATGCCGCGCTCGCTCGCCGTGGCGGCACGGCTCCATCGGTTGTGGGGGCCGTTTGTCGGGCAATTCAAGGCCCAAAGCGACCTTTCGATACACGACCCCGACGAGCGCGCGAAGAATCTGGCGTATGGAGTCACGACCGCGAGCGCGATCCGGCAGCTGCTCGAGGTCACTCGGACCGCCAGGAAGGCGTTGCGATCGATCACGGCGCCCACGCTGATACTCCAGTCCCGGAACGACAACCGGGTCTCGCGGAAAATCGCGAGGTACGCCTATAGTAAGATTCCCGCGAGCGAAAAGCGTCTGACATTCGTGGAGCGGGGCGGCCACATAATCACGGTGGATCACGACCGCGAGCTCGTCGCGGCCGTGGTCCGCGACTGGTTCTCGAGCCACATGCAATAAGAAAGGTGAGGCCTCTCGTCGAGAAGCCTCACCCGTTCCCGCACCGCCCTAGAACCTGTCGGTTACCT
This sequence is a window from Gemmatimonadaceae bacterium. Protein-coding genes within it:
- a CDS encoding alpha/beta fold hydrolase, which encodes MLLHGFGDTPQTFDYLAAALHAAGFTVKAPLLPGHGTTVDDFDRSRAAEWIEHARAAYDSMLPSFGAVGLAGLSMGGALAAIIAANAPRLPALVLLAPYVGMPRSLAVAARLHRLWGPFVGQFKAQSDLSIHDPDERAKNLAYGVTTASAIRQLLEVTRTARKALRSITAPTLILQSRNDNRVSRKIARYAYSKIPASEKRLTFVERGGHIITVDHDRELVAAVVRDWFSSHMQ